Proteins co-encoded in one Papaver somniferum cultivar HN1 chromosome 5, ASM357369v1, whole genome shotgun sequence genomic window:
- the LOC113280214 gene encoding uncharacterized protein LOC113280214, with translation MDMIADGVWNIQLKRNLTQQEIPQMMELFSVQGTPPILNDEEEDELQYNATGGFSVKLCYNWLIQQLPATLNEIPHSCIWIQFVPQKNQFFMWQAAQNAIPTLDNLLRRGCEIQQSTCALCSLAPESVDHLLLHCDISHKVWSYFIGGYNIRWVQGGSVSSQLQAWKFRRGRNTERKIWPLIIFAISWTLWDERNRRVMAHKRPKEAEEIISDVKYLIYIWGSHQKWFSGLSFRELITHWKTIIDSG, from the coding sequence ATGGATATGATTGCAGATGGAGTGTGGAATATACAACTGAAAAGAAACCTTACTCAGCAGGAGATTCCACAGATGATGGAATTATTCTCTGTTCAAGGAACCCCTCCAATCCTaaatgatgaggaagaagatgaacttCAATACAATGCTACTGGAGGATTCTCAGTCAAATTATGCTACAACTGGTTAATACAACAACTGCCTGCAACTCTTAATGAAATTCCTCATTCCTGCATCTGGATACAATTTGTGCCTCAAAAAAACCAGTTTTTCATGTGGCAAGCTGCACAAAATGCCATTCCCACATTGGACAATCTCTTGAGAAGAGGATGTGAAATTCAACAATCAACATGTGCTCTCTGCTCTCTTGCCCCTGAATCTGTGGATCACTTACTCTTACATTGTGATATCTCACACAAGGTATGGTCATACTTTATTGGAGGTTATAACATCAGATGGGTGCAAGGTGGTTCAGTCTCCTCACAATTACAAGCATGGAAATTCAGGAGAGGTAGAAACACGGAAAGAAAAATATGGCCACTGATTATCTTTGCAATTAGCTGGACTCTTTGGGATGAAAGAAATCGCAGAGTAATGGCTCATAAAAGACCAAAAGAGGCTGAAGAGATCATCAGTGATGTCAAGTATTTGATTTACATATGGGGAAGTCATCAAAAATGGTTTTCTGGTCTTTCTTTTAGAGAATTGATCACTCACTGGAAAACGATTATAGATTCAGGATAA
- the LOC113280216 gene encoding uncharacterized protein LOC113280216, whose protein sequence is MEFYKVAWQVIKTDFMQSLRSLRFTVGIQSRVYFKALGLEKNGLAGLNDDTLVFLDASEEEAENLFLILQIFEAITGLSVNYTKSAVMSIREDNKIQIVAEILKCKIESLPLKYLGMSVGANSRCSAIWESIIEKFQKKLAPWKRKFFTKAGKRLLIKTSLASLPIYYMSIFQMPATVDKKLNQIMRNFLCGSSSEKRKIKWVAWDRACTPKHMGGLGIRNLKLTNKALLAKWSWRFSREKTQLWRRLIQEKMATKSDSLCVKDSSQPQGRGM, encoded by the exons ATGGAGTTTTACAAGGTGGCGTGGCAGGTGATTAAAACAGATTTCATGCAATCATTAAGGAGTTTGAGATTCACAG TTGGCATACAATCAAGAGTGTACTTCAAAGCTCTGGGTTTGGAGAAAAATGGATTAGCTGGATTGAATG ATGACACATTAGTGTTTCTGGATGCTAGTGAAGAGGAAGCTGAAAATTTGTTTCTCATCCTTCAAATCTTTGAAGCCATCACAGGCTTGTCAGTAAACTACACCAAAAGTGCAGTTATGAGTATTAGGGAAGATAATAAAATTCAAATTGTAGCTGAGATCCTCAAATGCAAGATTGAGTCACTTCCCCTCAAGTATCTGGGTATGTCAGTGGGAGCAAACTCAAGATGCAGTGCAATATGGGAGTCAATTATTGAGAAATTCCAAAAAAAGCTAGCACCATGGAAAAGGAAATTCTTCACAAAAGCAGGTAAACGGTTATTAATTAAAACTTCCCTTGCTAGCCTCCCTATATATTACATGTCTATCTTTCAAATGCCTGCTACTGTGGACAAGAAACTGAATCAGATAATGAGAAACTTTCTGTGTGGGTCTTCTTCTGAGAAAAGAAAGATTAAATGGGTAGCATGGGATAGAGCATGCACTCCAAAACATATGGGAGGACTGGGCATAAGAAATCTAAAGCTTACTAATAAAGCATTACTAGCTAAATGGTCTTGGAGGTTCTCAAGGGAGAAGACACAACTTTGGAGAAGACTAATCCAAGAAAAAATGGCCACAAAATCTGATTCTTTATGTGTCAAGGATTCTTCTCAACCTCAAGGTAGAGGCATGTGA